A window from Candidatus Binataceae bacterium encodes these proteins:
- a CDS encoding polymer-forming cytoskeletal protein has protein sequence MVKLSTSDYVRAGAEKPDFANQSTSAIPPMPAAAWVEERTRVAVARNVNVSGRLVFQEPVRIEGNFRGEVSSSDLVVISDHGKVEGRVRSPRLLVLGELRGDIVDSRLVVLGPRARVFGRIEADSLRISEGALLEGDVRVPCAGAASS, from the coding sequence ATGGTCAAGTTGAGTACATCGGACTACGTTCGCGCCGGCGCCGAAAAGCCGGATTTTGCCAACCAATCCACGAGCGCGATTCCGCCGATGCCCGCCGCGGCATGGGTCGAGGAACGCACGCGGGTCGCGGTCGCCCGCAACGTCAACGTCTCCGGACGCCTGGTGTTCCAGGAGCCGGTGCGAATCGAGGGCAACTTCCGCGGCGAAGTAAGCTCCAGCGACCTGGTCGTGATTTCCGATCACGGTAAGGTTGAGGGCCGCGTGCGCAGTCCGCGGCTGTTAGTGCTGGGTGAACTCCGCGGCGACATCGTCGATTCGCGCCTGGTCGTGCTCGGCCCTCGCGCCCGGGTCTTCGGACGAATCGAGGCCGATAGCCTCCGTATCTCGGAAGGCGCGCTGCTCGAGGGCGACGTGCGGGTACCGTGCGCAGGCGCCGCATCCAGCTGA